One genomic segment of Synechocystis sp. LKSZ1 includes these proteins:
- the cutA gene encoding divalent-cation tolerance protein CutA: MAPERYGVVLVTTASQAEARELAQHLLEQGLAACINFFPVHSTYLWQGQRQETEEWQLVIKTDLARFESLEAQIQALHSYDVPEIIALEIVKGSRPYLQWLGSSLQDP; this comes from the coding sequence ATGGCCCCAGAGCGCTACGGTGTGGTATTGGTCACAACCGCTTCCCAAGCAGAGGCCCGCGAACTGGCCCAACATCTTCTAGAGCAGGGGCTGGCCGCTTGCATTAATTTTTTCCCCGTCCACTCCACCTATCTTTGGCAGGGCCAACGGCAGGAAACGGAAGAGTGGCAGTTAGTGATTAAGACCGATTTAGCTCGTTTTGAAAGCCTAGAGGCCCAAATTCAGGCCCTGCATTCCTACGACGTACCGGAAATCATTGCGCTAGAAATTGTTAAGGGTTCCCGTCCCTATCTCCAGTGGCTGGGATCGAGCCTACAGGATCCCTGA
- a CDS encoding Calx-beta domain-containing protein — MAITTTPITRITNNNIADIDPIVSGNNTAWYSVDGTTLTIYFNNGSSTTQVAQYQFPAETAQNQVATLLALSGGNLVWSVKDGATSKIFLYNGSTTTQLSDSNIDSALPAISGNNVVWTGVNGNDSDIYLYNGSTVTQLTNNNFSDVLAHISGNKVVWMGLSDPNDINTSEIFLYDGTQIIQLTNNSYADSFPYISGNNVVWLGKKTGENDTEVFLYNGSTTVQLTDNDLTEAFSSTFATTTNNNPLNYSPISGNNIVWIASNNNPGQTTDPEVYFYNGSTTTQLTNNSGNELFVDISGSNVIWSSFVDGDDQLFLYNGTTTTQLTNGVKDSVARRFVPRISGNKVVWFGTTNSTLDSKLEIYSLQFQDNTSTLPTVTLAVNPSNVLEDGTANLVYTFTRTGNLSNSLTVNYTIGGTATNGTDYATIPTNVTFAANASTAQVLIDPIADSTSESNETVSLQLSSVTIGYIAGTTGAVIGTIQDDDTLATPTEGNDTIQGTAQADLINGLGGNDLIQGGLGNDTLIGGTGDDDLFGGDGDDQLFGNEGNDYLDGGNGNDTLEGGDGDDYLYDAGYGLGNTLLRGGNGVDQLIGGDGNDTLEGGADSDILLGGAGNDRFRFFLGSGLDTVGKVDNLFIVGQDLLEIDIAYGFSSSTQLLNAITNSGQIQPGIFFSLIDLGNNNQITVFSNQPLQASNFAIIDSSGNPNNLPDLVPYQPIDWDDRIVLSTTTGTSTSASQILTPDTLYIDWAVLNQGSQATANSFSTRLFLDGVAINTWSTSPPLDVNFYTSVTDYQIGPLSAGSHTLILEADYLNQEPESNNANNSFTKTFTVLAPLPTITLAVSPSSVTEDGTPNLVYTFTRTGDLTNSLTVNYSLGGTATNGNDYANLGTNVIFQPGSATATVTVNPTPDSTVEPDETISLTLVAGTGYSIGTTNAVIGTIQNDDAVALPTITLAVSPSSVTEDGTPNLVYTFTRTGDLTNSLTVNYSISGTATNGNDYANLGTNVIFQPGSAAATVTVNPTPDSTVEPDETVSLTLAAGTGYTIGTTTAVTGTIQNDDAVALPTITLAVSLSSVTEDGTGNLTYTFTRSGDLTNSLTVNYTIGGTATNGNDYANIGSSVTFISGSAAATVTIDPTPDSTIEPDETVTLTLAPGNGYSVGTSQAITSTIQNDDSPIINVSISSNSVLEDKGISLFYTFTRTGSTTNPLTVTYTIAGTATNGLDYATLPGSITFAANTSITTLALAPIADSIIEPDETVSLTLATGTGYTIGTTTAVTGTIQNDDFVIPNLSIQDAATREGNSGTKNLTFNVTLSQASAQTVTVSYSTATPADHTATPSDIATPNNPADYTATNGTLTIPAGQLIGQINVPIMGDTRNEDSETFLFKLSNPVGAVLSNNQAVGTIEQDDTPTNPLVLTGGTVQIAYVAYYGRPGDPGGLAFWNQVFGSQQVVFGSPEFETLANAFGNPAPGSEADRLYGALSNREKVRKVYDLAFNRDPEQGGWDFWTGLLDRNQVTPVNFALAVALGASNGTQPGDNQDLKVIRNKIASADLISQAIDTPLERQATSGPSNEIFGRNWLAPFGDTSASLYAAETALANFVTNRG; from the coding sequence ATGGCAATTACAACAACTCCAATTACGCGAATCACCAACAATAATATTGCCGATATAGACCCAATTGTTTCTGGCAATAATACTGCTTGGTATAGTGTCGATGGAACCACCCTTACAATTTACTTTAACAATGGGTCTAGCACCACTCAAGTGGCCCAATATCAATTTCCAGCAGAAACAGCCCAGAATCAAGTTGCCACCCTTCTTGCTTTGTCCGGGGGGAACCTCGTTTGGAGTGTCAAAGATGGTGCTACCTCTAAGATATTTCTCTACAATGGTTCAACCACCACCCAGTTGAGTGATAGTAATATTGATTCGGCCCTGCCAGCAATCTCTGGTAATAACGTGGTGTGGACAGGCGTTAATGGCAATGATTCAGATATTTATTTATACAATGGCTCGACCGTCACCCAGCTAACCAATAACAATTTTTCTGACGTCCTTGCCCATATCTCAGGCAATAAAGTTGTTTGGATGGGCCTCAGTGATCCCAATGACATTAATACCAGTGAAATCTTCTTGTATGATGGCACTCAAATTATACAGTTAACCAATAATAGTTATGCCGACTCTTTTCCCTATATCTCCGGCAATAATGTTGTCTGGCTAGGGAAAAAGACAGGCGAAAATGATACAGAAGTTTTTTTGTATAACGGTTCAACTACAGTTCAATTAACCGATAACGACCTAACAGAGGCTTTCTCTAGTACTTTTGCAACAACTACTAATAATAATCCCCTCAATTATTCTCCCATCTCTGGTAACAATATTGTCTGGATAGCCAGCAACAATAACCCAGGCCAGACAACAGATCCAGAAGTATATTTTTATAATGGCTCTACAACAACTCAATTAACTAACAATTCTGGGAATGAGCTTTTTGTTGATATTTCTGGCAGTAATGTTATTTGGTCTAGCTTTGTTGATGGAGACGACCAACTCTTTCTCTATAACGGCACTACCACAACACAGCTAACAAACGGCGTTAAAGATTCAGTCGCTAGAAGATTTGTCCCTCGTATTTCTGGCAATAAGGTTGTTTGGTTTGGCACAACCAACAGTACCCTCGATAGTAAATTAGAAATCTATTCTCTACAGTTTCAAGATAATACCTCAACGCTACCGACTGTAACCCTAGCCGTAAATCCAAGCAATGTTTTGGAGGACGGCACCGCTAATTTGGTTTATACCTTCACTCGTACAGGAAATTTGAGTAATTCTCTAACCGTAAACTATACGATTGGGGGAACGGCTACCAATGGAACCGATTACGCCACGATTCCCACCAACGTCACCTTTGCGGCCAATGCCTCAACCGCTCAAGTACTCATTGACCCTATTGCAGATAGTACGTCCGAAAGCAATGAAACCGTTTCTCTCCAACTTTCCTCTGTGACCATTGGCTATATTGCGGGGACAACTGGAGCAGTGATAGGCACTATCCAGGATGATGACACCTTAGCCACGCCAACGGAAGGCAACGACACGATTCAGGGCACGGCCCAAGCCGACCTGATTAATGGCCTGGGGGGGAACGATCTTATTCAAGGGGGCTTGGGGAATGACACCCTCATCGGAGGGACAGGAGATGATGATCTTTTTGGAGGCGATGGAGATGACCAACTATTTGGCAATGAGGGCAATGATTATTTAGACGGCGGAAACGGCAACGATACCCTAGAGGGTGGTGATGGAGATGATTATCTCTACGATGCAGGCTATGGATTAGGCAATACTTTGCTACGCGGTGGTAATGGTGTTGACCAACTGATAGGCGGAGACGGCAACGATACTTTAGAGGGCGGCGCTGACAGTGACATTCTTCTCGGCGGGGCTGGGAATGACCGCTTTCGCTTTTTCCTCGGTAGTGGCCTGGATACAGTGGGGAAAGTCGATAATCTTTTTATTGTTGGTCAAGATTTACTCGAAATTGATATTGCCTACGGCTTTAGTTCTAGCACTCAATTATTAAACGCCATCACCAATAGCGGCCAAATTCAACCAGGCATTTTCTTCTCGTTGATTGACTTGGGTAATAACAATCAAATTACGGTTTTTAGCAACCAACCATTACAAGCAAGTAATTTTGCCATTATTGATAGTAGTGGCAATCCCAATAACTTACCCGATTTAGTTCCTTATCAGCCAATCGATTGGGATGACCGAATTGTTCTTTCAACAACGACAGGAACGTCCACCAGTGCATCCCAAATTTTAACACCGGATACTTTATACATTGACTGGGCTGTTTTAAATCAGGGTTCTCAGGCAACAGCCAATAGCTTTAGTACTCGATTATTTTTGGATGGTGTCGCCATTAATACTTGGTCAACCAGTCCGCCCTTAGATGTCAATTTCTACACTTCTGTGACGGATTATCAGATTGGCCCTTTGAGTGCGGGCAGTCATACTCTGATCTTAGAAGCCGATTACCTCAATCAGGAACCTGAATCCAATAATGCCAATAATAGTTTTACTAAAACCTTTACGGTATTGGCCCCTTTACCAACAATTACCCTGGCTGTTAGTCCCAGCAGTGTGACCGAAGATGGTACTCCTAACTTGGTCTATACTTTCACTCGCACCGGAGATCTAACAAACTCTCTCACGGTCAACTACAGCCTCGGTGGTACTGCAACGAATGGTAACGACTACGCCAACCTTGGAACTAATGTCATCTTCCAACCCGGTTCTGCAACAGCAACAGTTACGGTTAATCCAACCCCAGATAGCACGGTTGAACCGGATGAAACCATTTCCCTTACTTTAGTGGCCGGAACAGGCTACAGCATTGGTACTACTAACGCGGTTATTGGCACGATTCAAAATGATGATGCAGTGGCCCTGCCGACGATTACCCTGGCCGTTAGTCCCAGCAGTGTGACAGAAGATGGTACTCCTAACTTGGTCTATACTTTCACTCGCACCGGAGATCTAACAAACTCTCTCACGGTTAACTACAGCATCAGTGGTACTGCAACGAATGGTAACGACTACGCCAACCTTGGAACTAATGTCATCTTCCAACCCGGTTCTGCAGCAGCAACAGTTACGGTTAACCCAACCCCAGACAGCACCGTTGAACCGGATGAAACCGTTTCCCTAACGCTTGCGGCCGGAACAGGCTACACCATCGGCACTACAACGGCTGTCACAGGCACGATTCAAAATGATGATGCAGTGGCCCTGCCGACGATTACTCTAGCCGTTAGTCTCAGCAGTGTGACTGAAGATGGAACAGGAAATCTGACTTATACCTTCACTCGTAGCGGAGATCTCACCAATTCCCTCACGGTTAACTACACCATTGGAGGGACAGCCACCAATGGCAACGACTACGCCAATATCGGCAGTAGTGTCACCTTTATCTCTGGGTCAGCCGCCGCAACCGTCACCATTGACCCCACTCCCGATAGCACCATTGAACCAGATGAAACTGTTACGCTGACTCTCGCTCCTGGTAATGGTTACAGCGTGGGAACTTCTCAGGCAATTACCTCTACTATTCAAAATGATGATTCACCTATTATTAATGTATCAATTTCGTCTAATAGTGTTCTAGAAGATAAGGGTATCAGTCTCTTCTATACTTTCACGCGGACTGGCTCAACCACAAACCCCCTAACTGTTACTTATACCATTGCCGGTACCGCCACCAATGGCCTGGACTATGCCACACTTCCTGGTAGTATTACCTTTGCGGCTAATACATCCATCACCACGCTGGCCCTTGCCCCTATTGCCGATAGCATTATTGAGCCCGATGAAACGGTTTCCCTTACTTTAGCGACTGGAACGGGTTATACCATTGGGACAACAACGGCAGTCACGGGAACCATTCAGAATGATGACTTTGTGATTCCTAATCTCAGTATTCAAGATGCCGCTACCCGTGAAGGTAATAGTGGTACTAAAAACCTGACCTTTAATGTCACTCTGTCCCAGGCTAGTGCTCAGACCGTGACTGTCAGCTACTCCACTGCCACTCCTGCCGACCATACCGCTACCCCTAGCGATATCGCTACTCCCAATAATCCCGCTGATTACACCGCTACCAATGGCACCCTGACCATTCCCGCCGGCCAACTTATCGGTCAAATTAATGTGCCGATTATGGGCGATACCAGAAACGAAGACAGTGAAACCTTTTTGTTCAAACTGAGCAATCCCGTAGGCGCTGTCTTGTCCAACAACCAGGCCGTTGGCACTATTGAACAGGATGATACTCCCACCAATCCCCTCGTGTTGACAGGGGGAACTGTCCAGATTGCCTACGTCGCCTACTACGGCCGGCCTGGTGATCCCGGTGGCCTAGCCTTTTGGAATCAAGTCTTCGGTTCTCAGCAGGTTGTCTTTGGGAGTCCTGAATTTGAAACCCTGGCCAATGCCTTTGGTAATCCCGCGCCCGGCAGTGAAGCCGACCGTCTTTATGGGGCCTTGAGTAACCGAGAAAAGGTCAGAAAAGTTTATGACCTGGCTTTTAACCGAGATCCAGAACAAGGGGGGTGGGACTTCTGGACAGGCCTGTTGGATCGGAACCAAGTCACACCAGTCAATTTTGCTTTGGCCGTGGCTTTAGGGGCCAGTAATGGAACACAGCCAGGAGACAATCAGGATCTTAAAGTTATTCGCAATAAGATAGCTAGCGCTGATTTGATTAGCCAAGCGATTGATACGCCTCTAGAACGCCAGGCTACCTCTGGCCCAAGCAATGAAATCTTCGGCCGTAACTGGTTGGCTCCTTTTGGGGATACCAGTGCTTCTTTGTATGCTGCTGAAACGGCCCTAGCGAATTTTGTCACTAATAGGGGTTGA
- a CDS encoding pentapeptide repeat-containing protein has protein sequence MMNINELLRAYEKGQRSFLGKNLQNVDLSQVTLIGVDLAEANLRGANLSRTFLTKANLRQACLRLANLTAAKLSQAILTRADLTQANLSHAFLVQSNLEQTQLKEATLQHSNLRQANLRGANLQGANLQGANLSEADLTHANLEGANLTNTLLTGAILQNTNLRETLIYEPQSFSPLDLECLTLPVNQFSLFSSPFLLQN, from the coding sequence ATGATGAACATTAACGAACTATTGCGAGCCTACGAAAAAGGTCAACGCTCTTTCCTGGGTAAGAATTTACAAAACGTCGATTTATCCCAGGTAACTTTGATTGGTGTGGATTTGGCGGAGGCCAACCTCAGGGGAGCGAATCTCAGCCGGACGTTTCTCACCAAGGCTAATTTACGACAGGCCTGTTTAAGGCTAGCCAATCTAACGGCGGCAAAATTAAGCCAGGCTATTCTAACTCGAGCTGACTTGACCCAGGCCAATCTCAGTCACGCCTTTTTAGTACAATCAAACTTGGAACAGACTCAATTGAAAGAGGCCACGCTACAGCACAGTAATCTCCGCCAGGCCAACCTGCGCGGGGCCAATCTCCAGGGGGCCAACCTCCAGGGGGCCAATCTGAGCGAAGCGGATTTAACCCATGCCAATTTGGAGGGCGCTAACCTAACCAATACTCTGCTGACGGGGGCTATTTTGCAGAATACCAATCTCCGGGAAACGCTGATCTATGAGCCCCAGAGTTTTTCCCCCCTGGATCTAGAGTGTTTAACCTTGCCCGTTAATCAGTTCTCCCTCTTTTCCTCTCCCTTTCTCCTGCAGAACTAA
- the hypD gene encoding hydrogenase formation protein HypD, translating into MKFVDEYRDAQPVQRYCQAIAATLSRPWTLMEICGGQTHAIVKYGIDQLLPPDLTLIHGPGCPVCVTAVEVIEQALCLARQPDIIFCSFGDMLRVPGHDQDLLTIKAQGGDVRMVYSPLDCLALAQAHPDKSVVFFAVGFETTAPATALAVYQAKQRGIRNFFLLTAHVLVPPAMEALLADPDGQIQGFLAAGHVCTVMGYQAYQALARRYQVPIVVTGFEPLDIVRGIYHCVKQLENNQADCENQYERSVRPEGNLLAQQIMQEVFWVVDQSWRGLGQIPNSGLALSPAYQAWSASVHFADRLLDSPTTPKVSPCISGEILQGKAKPSACPAFGQACTPEQPLGAPMVSSEGACAAYYQYRKIVRDPVGSIPATGDRDGNP; encoded by the coding sequence ATGAAATTTGTGGATGAATATCGGGATGCTCAGCCGGTTCAGCGTTATTGCCAGGCCATTGCGGCCACTCTCAGCCGCCCCTGGACGTTGATGGAGATCTGCGGTGGCCAGACCCATGCCATCGTTAAGTACGGCATCGATCAACTGCTTCCCCCGGACTTGACCCTGATCCATGGCCCCGGCTGTCCTGTTTGCGTCACCGCCGTTGAAGTGATTGAGCAGGCCCTCTGCTTGGCCCGTCAACCCGACATCATCTTCTGTTCCTTTGGCGATATGCTACGGGTGCCCGGTCATGACCAGGATTTATTAACGATTAAGGCCCAGGGAGGAGACGTGCGCATGGTCTATTCTCCCTTGGATTGTCTGGCCCTGGCTCAGGCTCATCCCGATAAATCCGTGGTTTTCTTTGCGGTGGGTTTTGAAACCACGGCCCCCGCTACGGCCCTGGCGGTTTACCAAGCTAAACAACGGGGAATTAGGAATTTCTTTCTATTAACAGCCCATGTGTTGGTTCCCCCGGCCATGGAAGCATTATTGGCGGATCCCGACGGTCAAATCCAAGGGTTTTTAGCCGCAGGCCATGTCTGCACGGTGATGGGTTACCAGGCCTACCAAGCGCTTGCTCGTCGTTACCAAGTCCCCATTGTGGTCACCGGGTTTGAGCCCTTGGATATCGTCCGGGGCATCTACCATTGCGTTAAGCAGCTCGAAAATAACCAGGCCGATTGTGAAAATCAGTATGAGAGATCTGTTCGTCCTGAGGGTAATCTCCTGGCCCAACAGATTATGCAGGAGGTCTTTTGGGTCGTTGACCAATCCTGGCGTGGCTTAGGCCAGATTCCCAACAGTGGTTTGGCCCTGAGTCCTGCCTATCAGGCCTGGTCTGCTTCCGTTCACTTTGCAGATCGTTTGCTGGATTCGCCGACAACACCAAAAGTTAGCCCTTGTATTAGTGGAGAAATCTTGCAGGGAAAAGCCAAACCCTCAGCTTGTCCGGCCTTTGGCCAGGCCTGTACCCCTGAACAGCCTCTAGGCGCTCCCATGGTTTCCTCCGAAGGGGCCTGTGCCGCTTATTATCAATACCGTAAAATTGTCAGGGATCCTGTAGGCTCGATCCCAGCCACTGGAGATAGGGACGGGAACCCTTAA
- a CDS encoding S8 family serine peptidase: MLPCLSSVVRRSRGFVLAITGTICLALSAGGERPASGQRWPLGEDGIQAQRLHQAPYFLTGRKIALGQVEIGRPAQFGLDKLVASPPRFRLAGVFFRNQAAVPNTHLDVHAAMVAEVLIGKDKQFSGVAPQARLYAAALGPVKETFQPEECLTSQFIARQNGGDVRAINLSFGDSLERDPRWPALLDGQSLFSLCLDWLSQTEKVLFVVAGNQGDGGIPIPTDHYNGMTIAYSTLGTDSPQFNKVDFANLSGQSLGQRLFRPESNQNNRRSVSLIAPGSQIITYDLVGKRQRVSGTSFAAPLVTGTVALLQEAAERLQAQGRLGQTLDYRQPAVIKAILLNSADKLQDDAQGHFLGMTRTILTKNNQTWLQSSAYQNSTIPLDAEMGAGQLNAFRAFQQLQAGSWPPTAPVPPLGWHYGQLDGLSRVHYTLAQSLRGDSFVSVTLVWERTVRLLDTNHNQEYDPGENFQAEPLNNLDLQLLDLDNPGGPWPVCLSNSRVDNVEHLFCAVPRTGHYQIQVNASGPNPFSHQAYALSWWTVPEL; encoded by the coding sequence ATGTTACCCTGCTTATCTTCCGTCGTCCGAAGGAGTAGAGGCTTTGTTCTGGCCATTACTGGCACGATCTGCCTGGCCTTGAGCGCTGGAGGAGAGAGGCCAGCCAGCGGCCAACGCTGGCCCTTGGGAGAAGACGGGATTCAAGCCCAACGTCTGCATCAGGCCCCCTACTTTCTAACGGGGCGCAAAATTGCCCTGGGCCAGGTGGAAATTGGCCGTCCGGCCCAATTTGGCCTGGATAAACTGGTGGCAAGCCCTCCCCGTTTTCGCTTAGCCGGTGTTTTTTTCCGCAATCAGGCCGCTGTCCCTAATACTCATTTAGATGTCCATGCGGCCATGGTGGCGGAGGTGCTGATCGGCAAGGATAAACAATTTTCTGGGGTGGCCCCCCAAGCCCGTCTCTATGCCGCGGCCCTTGGCCCGGTGAAGGAAACTTTTCAGCCAGAGGAATGCCTCACCAGTCAATTTATTGCTCGACAGAATGGTGGCGATGTCCGGGCCATTAACCTCAGTTTTGGCGACTCCCTGGAACGAGACCCCCGTTGGCCGGCCCTGCTCGACGGCCAAAGTCTGTTTAGCCTCTGTCTTGATTGGCTCTCCCAAACGGAAAAAGTACTCTTTGTCGTAGCGGGTAATCAAGGAGACGGCGGTATCCCCATCCCCACCGATCATTACAACGGCATGACCATTGCCTACAGTACCCTTGGGACTGACTCACCGCAATTTAATAAAGTAGATTTTGCTAACCTCAGTGGCCAAAGTTTAGGCCAAAGGTTATTTCGGCCGGAAAGTAATCAAAATAATCGCCGTAGTGTCAGTCTGATCGCCCCCGGCAGTCAGATCATTACCTATGATTTGGTGGGCAAAAGACAGCGGGTGAGTGGCACTAGCTTTGCGGCCCCCTTAGTGACCGGAACCGTGGCCCTACTTCAAGAGGCGGCCGAGCGTTTGCAAGCCCAGGGACGCCTGGGGCAAACCCTGGACTATCGCCAGCCAGCGGTGATCAAAGCCATTCTCCTCAACTCGGCGGATAAGCTCCAGGACGATGCTCAAGGCCATTTCTTAGGGATGACCCGTACCATCTTGACCAAAAACAATCAGACTTGGTTACAGTCGTCGGCCTACCAGAACAGCACTATTCCCCTGGATGCTGAAATGGGGGCCGGCCAACTGAATGCTTTTCGTGCTTTCCAGCAATTACAGGCCGGTTCCTGGCCTCCTACTGCACCCGTTCCTCCCCTCGGTTGGCACTATGGCCAGCTCGATGGACTCTCAAGGGTTCACTATACGTTGGCCCAGTCGCTACGAGGAGACAGTTTTGTCAGTGTCACCTTGGTTTGGGAAAGGACTGTCCGCTTGCTGGATACCAACCATAATCAGGAATATGATCCAGGGGAAAACTTTCAGGCTGAGCCATTAAACAACCTTGATCTACAATTGCTCGACCTGGATAATCCCGGTGGCCCTTGGCCGGTCTGTCTTTCCAACAGTCGTGTTGATAACGTCGAACATCTTTTTTGTGCTGTCCCCCGCACTGGCCACTATCAAATCCAGGTCAATGCATCTGGCCCTAATCCCTTTTCCCATCAGGCCTATGCCCTCAGTTGGTGGACGGTTCCGGAGCTCTAA
- the acs gene encoding acetate--CoA ligase, with product MPDSTIESILHEERLFEPPAPFSDQAYVRSRREYEQLYSKATANPERFWAEQAEQELHWFKKWDTILDWQPPFAKWFVGGQLNISYNCLDRHLTTWRRNKAAIIWEGEPGDSRTLTYGELHREVCLFANAMKQLGIQKGDRVAIYMPMIPEAAIAMLACARIGAPHSVVFGGFSSEALRDRLVDAQAKLVVTADGGFRKDKVIALKEQVDLALEHGAPSVANVLVVERTKAPVTMVQSRDHWWHDLKSQVTADCPAEPMESEDMLFILYTSGSTGKPKGVVHTTGGYNLYTHLTTKWIFDLKDTDVYWCTADVGWITGHSYIVYGPLSNGATTVMYEGVPRPSNPGCFWDVIEKYGVNIFYTAPTAIRAFIRMGEEIPNARNLSSLRLLGTVGEPINPEAWMWYHRVIGKERCPIVDTWWQTETGGIMITPLPGATATKPGSCTRPFPGIVADVVDLEGQPVADNQGGYLVIKHPWPSMIRDVYGDTNRFRRTYWEHLTTADGQPLYFAGDGARRDSDGYYWVMGRVDDVISVSGHRLGTMEIESALVSHTSVAEAAVVGRPDDLTGEAIFAFVVLDSQQAPSEALAQALKQHVIQEIGAIARPAEIRFTDALPKTRSGKIMRRLLRSLAAGQEISGDTSTLEDRTVLDKLRGGN from the coding sequence ATGCCAGACTCTACCATTGAATCTATCCTCCACGAAGAACGACTGTTTGAACCACCGGCTCCCTTCTCCGACCAGGCCTATGTGCGTAGCCGCCGCGAATACGAGCAACTCTACAGTAAAGCAACGGCAAACCCGGAACGATTTTGGGCCGAACAGGCCGAGCAAGAACTGCACTGGTTCAAGAAATGGGACACTATCCTCGACTGGCAACCGCCCTTTGCCAAGTGGTTTGTCGGGGGACAATTGAATATTTCTTACAACTGCCTAGACCGTCATCTCACCACCTGGCGACGGAATAAAGCCGCCATCATTTGGGAAGGAGAACCGGGGGACTCCCGCACCCTTACCTACGGCGAACTCCACCGCGAAGTTTGTCTCTTTGCCAATGCCATGAAACAGTTGGGCATCCAAAAAGGTGACCGGGTGGCCATCTATATGCCGATGATTCCCGAAGCGGCCATTGCCATGCTCGCCTGTGCACGGATTGGGGCTCCCCATAGTGTGGTTTTTGGCGGGTTTAGCTCGGAGGCCCTGCGCGACCGGCTGGTGGATGCCCAGGCTAAGTTGGTCGTTACCGCCGATGGTGGGTTTCGCAAAGATAAGGTTATTGCCCTCAAGGAACAGGTGGATTTAGCGCTGGAGCACGGGGCGCCTTCGGTGGCCAATGTGCTGGTGGTGGAACGCACCAAGGCCCCGGTCACGATGGTACAGAGCCGGGATCATTGGTGGCACGACCTGAAAAGCCAGGTGACGGCCGATTGTCCTGCGGAGCCGATGGAGAGTGAAGATATGCTCTTTATTCTCTACACCTCCGGCAGTACAGGAAAACCAAAGGGCGTCGTCCACACCACCGGCGGCTATAACCTCTATACCCACCTCACCACCAAATGGATTTTTGATCTCAAGGATACCGATGTCTATTGGTGTACCGCCGACGTGGGTTGGATTACGGGCCATAGTTACATTGTTTACGGGCCGCTTTCCAATGGCGCAACAACGGTTATGTACGAAGGGGTTCCCCGGCCCTCGAATCCCGGCTGTTTTTGGGATGTGATCGAAAAGTATGGGGTGAATATTTTCTATACGGCCCCAACGGCCATCCGGGCATTTATTCGTATGGGGGAAGAGATTCCCAACGCCCGCAACCTTTCCTCCCTACGTCTACTGGGAACCGTGGGAGAACCGATTAACCCTGAGGCCTGGATGTGGTACCACCGCGTTATTGGCAAGGAACGCTGTCCCATTGTGGATACCTGGTGGCAAACGGAGACCGGCGGCATTATGATTACCCCACTGCCGGGAGCCACGGCAACGAAACCCGGCTCCTGTACCCGGCCCTTTCCTGGCATCGTGGCCGATGTTGTCGATCTAGAGGGCCAACCCGTGGCCGATAATCAGGGAGGCTATTTGGTGATCAAACATCCCTGGCCCAGCATGATCCGCGATGTCTATGGCGATACCAATCGTTTCCGTCGTACCTACTGGGAACACCTCACCACTGCCGACGGCCAACCCCTCTACTTTGCTGGGGATGGGGCCCGTCGAGACAGCGATGGTTACTACTGGGTCATGGGCCGGGTAGATGATGTCATTAGTGTTTCGGGCCACCGCTTGGGCACCATGGAAATTGAATCGGCCCTGGTCTCTCATACTTCCGTGGCCGAGGCCGCCGTGGTCGGCCGCCCCGATGACCTGACGGGAGAAGCCATTTTTGCCTTTGTCGTGCTGGATAGTCAGCAGGCCCCCAGTGAGGCATTAGCCCAGGCCTTGAAACAGCATGTCATCCAAGAGATTGGGGCCATTGCTCGGCCGGCAGAAATCCGTTTTACCGATGCCCTGCCCAAAACCCGTTCAGGTAAAATCATGCGTCGTTTATTGCGTAGTTTAGCAGCCGGCCAGGAAATTTCTGGGGATACATCTACCCTTGAAGACCGTACTGTTTTAGATAAACTGCGGGGCGGCAATTAG